The following proteins are encoded in a genomic region of Candidatus Methylarchaceae archaeon HK02M2:
- the hisA gene encoding 1-(5-phosphoribosyl)-5-[(5-phosphoribosylamino)methylideneamino]imidazole-4-carboxamide isomerase, giving the protein MELIPAVDIKDGQVVRLTRGDPSQLKSYSLLGSPLSVVRIWINEGAKTIHIVDLDAALGLGTNITIVEEIVKTLDADFQVGGGIRSLDIAQSILNLGVKRIILGTMAFRDEKALIKLLEDYKEKIVVSLDHYGREVMLKGWKVSSKIDISDAVTNFINLGVRIFLVTSIKRDGMLTSPDFKILAEMLEMKEAKVIAAGGVSKLQHLSKLKNMGVHGVVLGKALYENRFTLKDAINVIS; this is encoded by the coding sequence ATGGAATTAATTCCAGCTGTAGACATAAAAGATGGGCAAGTCGTAAGGTTAACTAGGGGGGACCCGTCTCAATTAAAATCTTACTCTTTACTGGGAAGTCCTTTGAGCGTGGTTAGGATATGGATCAATGAAGGTGCAAAGACAATACACATTGTAGATTTGGATGCGGCTCTCGGTTTGGGCACCAATATAACAATAGTAGAAGAGATTGTTAAAACTCTTGATGCTGATTTTCAAGTTGGTGGTGGAATCAGAAGCTTAGATATAGCTCAAAGTATACTCAACTTAGGTGTAAAGAGGATAATACTTGGAACGATGGCTTTCAGAGATGAAAAGGCATTGATCAAACTCTTAGAGGATTATAAAGAAAAGATTGTAGTGTCCTTAGATCACTATGGAAGGGAGGTCATGCTAAAGGGATGGAAAGTATCTTCGAAGATCGACATTAGTGATGCTGTTACGAATTTTATCAATCTTGGAGTAAGGATTTTTTTGGTAACTTCTATAAAGAGAGATGGAATGTTGACGAGTCCTGATTTTAAAATATTAGCCGAAATGCTTGAGATGAAGGAGGCAAAAGTTATAGCAGCTGGAGGTGTTAGTAAACTTCAGCATTTATCAAAACTCAAAAATATGGGAGTTCATGGCGTAGTGTTAGGAAAG
- the hisH gene encoding imidazole glycerol phosphate synthase subunit HisH: protein MDIAILNYGVGNLFSLKCALQRSGVEPRILTIGELEDSIDSLILPGVGNFSTAMSEIGAFKTKIFDLIDSGTIVFGICLGMQIFFKRSEESSEEGLGLITGKVVKFMENVKIPHMGWNNLKIVKYHELIEGLADKSYCYFVHSYYPSPLRRDITITETEYGVAFPSILTYMNLYGSQFHPEKSGEAGRIILENFIKILKR from the coding sequence GTGGATATAGCTATTTTAAACTATGGAGTCGGGAACCTTTTCAGCTTAAAGTGCGCTTTGCAAAGGTCAGGTGTCGAGCCAAGAATATTAACAATAGGAGAGTTAGAAGACAGTATAGATTCTTTAATACTGCCAGGTGTTGGAAATTTTTCAACAGCGATGAGTGAAATAGGAGCTTTTAAAACTAAGATATTTGATCTAATCGATTCAGGCACTATAGTTTTTGGTATATGTTTAGGGATGCAGATCTTCTTCAAAAGGAGTGAAGAGTCAAGTGAGGAGGGTTTGGGATTGATAACAGGAAAAGTTGTGAAATTTATGGAAAATGTCAAGATTCCTCATATGGGTTGGAATAATCTAAAAATAGTGAAATATCATGAACTCATAGAAGGCTTAGCTGATAAATCTTACTGTTATTTTGTACATTCATACTATCCATCACCTTTAAGAAGAGATATCACAATAACCGAAACAGAATATGGAGTAGCTTTTCCATCGATATTGACTTATATGAATTTGTATGGTTCGCAATTCCATCCTGAAAAATCCGGCGAAGCAGGTCGCATCATCTTAGAAAATTTTATCAAGATTCTTAAAAGGTAG
- the hisB gene encoding imidazoleglycerol-phosphate dehydratase HisB gives MRESHLKRKTNETEVNVKIKLGGNGKSITKTGIRFLDHMIRTLSIHSLIDIEIIAIGDLVHHVVEDAAIGLGEALKKALGDRTGIRRFGSSIVPMDCSLAVVAIDLVKRPYSVLDLKVENKEIGDIKTEDIYHFLNTLASSLEANFHIQVQYGENDHHKIEAAFKALALSLRQAVSIDPKRRGTPSAKGAI, from the coding sequence TTGCGTGAATCCCATTTAAAGAGAAAGACAAATGAGACGGAGGTTAATGTAAAAATAAAGTTAGGCGGGAATGGAAAGAGTATAACAAAGACTGGAATTAGATTTCTTGATCACATGATAAGGACGTTATCAATTCACAGTCTGATTGATATCGAGATCATAGCTATAGGGGACCTTGTACATCACGTGGTAGAGGATGCAGCCATAGGATTAGGTGAAGCATTAAAAAAGGCTCTTGGAGATCGTACTGGTATTCGTCGCTTTGGATCAAGCATAGTGCCTATGGATTGCTCCCTTGCAGTTGTTGCAATAGATCTTGTTAAGAGACCGTATAGTGTACTCGATCTAAAGGTTGAAAATAAAGAAATAGGAGATATAAAGACTGAAGACATCTATCATTTCCTAAACACTTTGGCATCTTCTCTAGAGGCAAACTTTCATATTCAAGTTCAATATGGTGAGAACGATCATCACAAAATAGAGGCTGCCTTTAAGGCTTTAGCATTATCTTTAAGACAAGCAGTTTCGATTGATCCGAAAAGAAGAGGCACCCCTAGTGCAAAAGGTGCTATATGA
- the hisC gene encoding histidinol-phosphate transaminase, protein MNRNKNSEKWLQNRLKEIKFFIKYVKPESISDVASKAGIDPKRVIKLNQNENLFLSRKFLISLINEVIDEIDPRVYPKEGEINLRQSLGRYVGLPSDFTIVGNGSDQIIDLILRSFLRKDDIAVSIAPTYSMYKWSANHLRIKYLEVPLKEDFSLDVDKIIESSKGKKGICIICSPNNPTGNQFEIDDIVALIENFPGIVLLDEAYVEFSKESLVRLVKKYENLIVTRTFSKAFGLAGVRMGYALSDPKISTIISEYAQLPYSLNCIALRLSLKVLDIIDKFKESIKRLKEERAKLSKRLNTIKGVKAFRSDANFILFTVKKPYEEVFDKLLSKGVLVRKINTVLNLKGCLRSTVGLPDMNNSFIEALTSIS, encoded by the coding sequence ATGAATAGAAATAAAAATTCTGAGAAATGGCTTCAGAATAGGCTAAAAGAAATTAAATTTTTCATTAAATATGTAAAACCTGAGTCAATCTCTGATGTTGCTTCAAAGGCGGGAATTGATCCCAAGAGGGTAATAAAACTCAACCAAAATGAGAATCTATTTCTTTCAAGAAAGTTCCTTATTTCTCTCATAAATGAAGTCATTGATGAGATTGATCCAAGGGTCTATCCTAAGGAAGGAGAAATAAATTTAAGACAATCTTTAGGCAGATATGTCGGACTACCTTCCGATTTTACTATAGTGGGTAATGGAAGCGATCAAATCATAGATCTTATCCTTCGATCTTTTTTAAGAAAAGACGATATCGCTGTTTCTATTGCGCCTACTTACTCTATGTATAAATGGTCAGCAAATCATCTAAGAATAAAATATCTTGAAGTTCCTTTAAAAGAGGATTTTTCTTTAGATGTTGATAAGATTATTGAATCCTCAAAGGGTAAAAAAGGCATTTGCATTATATGTTCACCTAACAACCCAACAGGCAACCAATTTGAAATAGATGATATTGTGGCACTAATTGAGAATTTTCCTGGGATCGTATTATTAGATGAGGCTTATGTAGAGTTCTCAAAAGAATCGTTGGTTAGATTAGTCAAAAAATATGAGAACCTAATAGTAACTAGAACATTTTCAAAAGCATTTGGTCTTGCTGGAGTGAGGATGGGGTATGCTTTATCAGATCCTAAAATCTCGACTATCATATCTGAATATGCCCAACTTCCCTATTCTTTAAATTGTATTGCATTAAGATTGTCCTTAAAAGTTCTTGATATTATCGATAAATTCAAAGAAAGCATTAAAAGATTAAAAGAAGAAAGGGCGAAGCTATCAAAGAGGCTAAATACGATAAAGGGTGTAAAAGCTTTTAGATCTGATGCAAACTTCATTTTATTCACGGTTAAAAAGCCTTATGAAGAAGTCTTTGATAAGCTTTTAAGTAAAGGAGTACTGGTAAGGAAGATAAATACAGTATTAAATTTAAAAGGGTGCCTAAGGTCGACTGTAGGCTTACCCGACATGAATAACAGCTTCATTGAGGCACTTACATCAATAAGTTAA
- the hisD gene encoding histidinol dehydrogenase, whose translation MDEVRRNGDKALIDFIKKYDNVKVNIDKFIVDKEEIDKAYESVTEDEISALKYSKKRIEKFQNFLLKRLKFRWHDREKSVKVTNLALPISSTGCYVPGGYSPYPSSLLMTVVPAKVAKVPRIVVCSPPMSNYQLDPILLVASDISGVDEIYKIGGAHAIAAMAYGTESLKSVNKIVGAGNRYVTTSKILVSKDIAVDMPAGPSEILILADDSANPHFITLDLLSQAEHSPESVCGLVTTSKGLADQVIIDLEKMKTKMARPEIVSKALDKSGFVIICDSMDEAVDFVNDFAPEHLEIVTKKLGMIKKKIRSAGMIFLGSYSPVSAGDYCTGTNHILPTGGSAKVYSNLSVIDFVKTVNAVQCSRGGLSKMMKPISILARREGLINHALAVEGRFKE comes from the coding sequence ATAGATGAGGTTCGTAGGAATGGTGATAAGGCCCTAATCGATTTTATTAAAAAATACGATAATGTTAAAGTCAATATTGACAAATTCATAGTTGACAAAGAAGAGATAGATAAAGCATATGAGAGTGTGACTGAAGATGAGATTTCAGCCTTAAAATACTCAAAAAAGAGGATTGAAAAATTTCAGAATTTTCTCCTTAAAAGGTTGAAATTTAGATGGCATGATAGAGAAAAAAGTGTCAAAGTAACAAATTTAGCTCTTCCCATTAGTAGCACGGGTTGCTACGTTCCAGGGGGATATTCACCTTATCCTAGTAGCTTACTCATGACAGTAGTTCCAGCAAAGGTCGCAAAAGTTCCACGCATTGTGGTCTGCTCACCACCTATGAGTAATTATCAGCTCGACCCAATTCTTCTTGTGGCGTCAGATATAAGTGGAGTAGATGAGATATATAAGATCGGAGGAGCTCATGCAATAGCTGCTATGGCTTATGGGACTGAAAGTTTAAAATCTGTAAACAAAATTGTGGGTGCAGGGAATAGATATGTCACCACATCCAAGATATTGGTATCCAAGGATATTGCAGTAGATATGCCAGCAGGTCCAAGCGAGATATTGATATTGGCAGATGATTCAGCAAATCCTCATTTTATCACTCTAGACCTATTATCGCAAGCTGAGCACTCACCAGAAAGTGTTTGCGGATTGGTAACGACATCGAAAGGTTTGGCAGATCAAGTCATCATAGATTTAGAAAAAATGAAAACAAAGATGGCAAGGCCCGAAATAGTTTCAAAAGCTCTGGATAAAAGTGGCTTTGTGATAATTTGTGATAGCATGGATGAGGCAGTAGACTTTGTAAACGATTTCGCTCCTGAGCACCTAGAGATAGTAACTAAGAAACTTGGTATGATTAAGAAGAAGATAAGATCGGCGGGAATGATCTTTTTAGGTTCATATAGCCCAGTGTCAGCTGGAGATTATTGCACTGGAACAAATCATATATTGCCGACAGGTGGTTCAGCGAAGGTCTATTCTAACCTTTCTGTGATAGATTTCGTAAAAACTGTGAATGCAGTACAATGCTCGAGAGGAGGGTTAAGCAAAATGATGAAGCCCATCAGCATACTAGCTCGTAGAGAAGGATTGATTAACCATGCCTTAGCCGTGGAGGGAAGATTCAAAGAATAA
- the hisG gene encoding ATP phosphoribosyltransferase — protein sequence MKRVNFALPKGSLGSTTYEFLDRAGYKLSGQERTYRPSINDPMVEPRILRPQEIPIYVAEGLQDIGITGIDWIKETRSDVEVLLDLEYGAIKMVIAIPKPWTTINSLSQLIKNFWKDKKELRTSTEYLNTTVAYFKSNPNYQKYYGNLDPLVITPWWRIGNNPKVNIFLSFGATEAKPPETADAIVDVTETGTTLEQNDLKIIEEIGISTAHLIANKEALKDPEKKEKIYDILTLLKGVVDGRKKLHIFVNVSETKLPKLLKQLPALKRPTISPLSEKGWYSVNTVIEKGIFIELLPKLRRLAQGLIVYEPRQVLSLNEVPNAKKGDLP from the coding sequence GTGAAAAGGGTTAATTTTGCTCTACCCAAAGGTTCTCTTGGTAGTACTACTTATGAGTTTTTAGATAGAGCTGGATATAAGTTGTCGGGACAAGAACGTACATACCGTCCATCGATAAATGATCCTATGGTAGAGCCGAGGATATTAAGACCGCAAGAAATCCCGATTTATGTAGCAGAAGGATTGCAGGATATAGGAATAACGGGAATAGATTGGATAAAAGAGACCAGATCTGATGTCGAGGTTCTTTTAGACTTGGAGTATGGTGCAATAAAGATGGTAATAGCAATACCTAAACCGTGGACAACCATAAACTCTCTTTCACAACTTATTAAAAATTTTTGGAAGGATAAGAAAGAGTTGAGGACTTCAACAGAGTACCTTAATACTACTGTTGCATACTTTAAATCTAATCCAAATTATCAAAAGTATTATGGGAATCTAGATCCTTTGGTAATAACCCCTTGGTGGAGGATCGGTAATAATCCTAAAGTAAACATTTTCCTTTCTTTTGGAGCGACTGAAGCCAAACCACCAGAAACCGCTGATGCAATAGTAGATGTAACAGAGACTGGCACTACTCTCGAGCAAAACGATCTTAAGATAATCGAGGAAATTGGGATTTCCACAGCCCATCTAATTGCTAACAAAGAAGCTTTGAAAGATCCTGAAAAGAAAGAAAAAATATACGATATACTGACCTTACTCAAGGGAGTTGTTGACGGTAGGAAGAAGCTGCATATATTTGTCAACGTGAGTGAGACTAAATTACCAAAATTACTGAAGCAACTTCCAGCACTGAAGAGGCCAACTATATCTCCCCTATCAGAAAAAGGTTGGTATTCCGTTAATACAGTCATAGAAAAAGGAATTTTCATCGAGCTTTTGCCAAAGTTAAGAAGATTAGCTCAAGGTTTAATAGTTTATGAACCGAGGCAGGTTCTTTCTCTCAATGAAGTTCCAAATGCAAAAAAGGGTGATCTGCCGTAA
- a CDS encoding translation initiation factor, translated as MSVCKKCGLPTDLCVCEELEKEETRIVVRLEMRRFRKPTTMIEGLNPKRTDLNRIAQKLKSRLACGGTAKNGYILLQGDHRDIVKGELVDLGFNDSSIEVQ; from the coding sequence ATGAGTGTTTGCAAAAAATGTGGTCTACCTACCGATCTCTGCGTCTGTGAAGAGCTAGAAAAAGAGGAAACAAGGATTGTTGTCCGACTTGAGATGAGAAGGTTTAGGAAACCGACAACCATGATCGAAGGGCTAAACCCGAAACGGACTGATCTGAATAGAATAGCTCAAAAGTTAAAAAGTAGGCTTGCTTGTGGTGGAACTGCAAAAAATGGGTACATACTCTTGCAGGGAGATCACAGAGATATAGTTAAAGGAGAGCTTGTCGATCTAGGGTTCAACGACTCCTCAATAGAAGTCCAATGA
- a CDS encoding molybdopterin molybdotransferase MoeA — protein MGYKFLKKSIKVNNAIDLILKHLTIKLGIEKIHFDESLGRVLAEDIISKVDIPPVNKSAFDGYAVKGIDLLSASRFSPLILKVIDEVKIGAIPPKWTEGAVKIATGAALPDGLDTVIPAEYVNILGDNEIEILKSFPIGDNVIQIGEDVKKGKCVLKAGRIINPFDLGMLAQLKKMNVKVLEKLRIVILPTGSELVEPNEEGDLYKTVDTNMYTLSALCRKPWIEVDHIKPVQDDLEALTQAIRSSIVNNHVLIITGGTSVGELDLVPEAVQRVGSVKLLIRGIGIQPGRPTGVAIVDGKLFFMLSGFPTACIIGYIALVRPLLYKIINAPEPPRPIVTAKLQSKVSSSLGVEGYVRVIVKKVGEKLIAEPVRVIGSSSISSLIEANGFLIVPYRSEGFDSGSEVQINLYDSIQG, from the coding sequence ATGGGATATAAATTTCTAAAGAAGTCGATCAAGGTCAATAATGCTATTGATTTGATCTTAAAGCATTTAACGATAAAGCTTGGAATTGAAAAGATTCACTTTGATGAAAGTTTAGGTAGAGTGCTAGCAGAGGATATAATCTCGAAAGTAGATATCCCTCCAGTAAACAAGTCAGCTTTCGATGGTTATGCAGTAAAAGGAATCGATCTGTTATCTGCTTCACGATTCTCTCCATTGATATTGAAAGTAATAGATGAAGTAAAGATAGGCGCGATTCCTCCCAAATGGACTGAAGGAGCTGTAAAAATAGCTACTGGAGCTGCTTTGCCAGATGGCTTAGACACAGTTATACCAGCCGAATACGTAAATATTTTAGGAGATAATGAAATCGAGATCCTAAAGAGTTTCCCTATTGGTGATAATGTTATTCAAATAGGGGAGGATGTTAAAAAAGGAAAATGCGTTCTAAAAGCGGGTCGAATAATAAATCCATTTGATTTAGGGATGCTTGCTCAATTAAAAAAGATGAATGTAAAGGTCCTCGAAAAGTTACGTATAGTAATATTGCCTACAGGAAGTGAACTCGTTGAACCCAACGAAGAAGGGGATTTGTACAAGACGGTTGATACAAATATGTATACTCTATCTGCCCTGTGTAGGAAACCATGGATAGAAGTTGATCATATCAAACCTGTGCAGGATGATCTAGAAGCGCTTACACAAGCTATTCGATCATCCATAGTAAACAATCATGTGCTTATTATCACTGGAGGAACTTCAGTAGGCGAGCTTGACCTTGTGCCAGAGGCTGTTCAAAGAGTTGGAAGTGTGAAATTGTTGATAAGAGGAATAGGGATTCAACCTGGGAGGCCTACAGGAGTAGCAATTGTAGACGGTAAACTCTTTTTCATGCTTTCTGGTTTTCCAACAGCATGTATTATAGGATATATTGCCCTAGTTAGGCCCTTATTGTATAAAATTATTAATGCTCCGGAGCCTCCAAGACCGATTGTAACAGCTAAACTGCAATCTAAAGTTTCTTCTAGCCTTGGTGTGGAGGGTTATGTGAGAGTAATAGTAAAAAAAGTAGGTGAGAAGTTAATCGCTGAACCAGTCAGAGTAATAGGTTCGAGTTCAATTTCTTCTCTTATAGAGGCTAATGGTTTTCTTATTGTCCCATACAGATCGGAAGGCTTTGATAGCGGCTCAGAAGTACAAATCAATCTTTATGACTCAATACAGGGCTAA
- a CDS encoding molybdopterin-binding protein, which translates to MSRVIFKKLVTIEEALGALYKYITPNHLGIEEVDTKEAYGSILGEDIVARIDLPPFSRAILDGYAVRAIDTSFASETNPTQLKLIGRINAGESPILKISGGECIEIDTGAIIPKGADAVVRIEKTSLEGDKVLIFDSVGKGSGIAAKGSDVYHGQFIMGKGEEITAEKVGILTGLGYLKVKVLMKPQVAIFSIGNELVAPGIKLKTSEIYDVNQYSIGALVKRSGCIPIYLGIKRDKIDEIRRAVIEGLSCADIIIMSGGTSAGVSDLAYRVFNGLGNPGLIVHGIAAKPGKPTIIAAIGDKPIFGLPGFPVSSLIIYDLIIDPVLRAMSGKKVGVRRKLMAKMALRHISERGRKEYLPVFLKYNRRATVVVPIFGGSGAIASLSSADGIVEIPENVDLIEKDENVRVKLFSDAKIADLIAVGDLSPISQIILNKLRRLGIKIRAEFRGLEHGLQWIRDEIADLLVSCIPESKTILNSSNFPSKLTNLGTFKMRMVWASSEKEISSGSTFVLPRSSSTLRNYAEKCIKRIIKDFNIIETWSYDAAIDLITNRKAIFALLPSSIAINYGFESIDAFPANVSYLVPKEFLSTRVGKRLLRIIKNMKL; encoded by the coding sequence TTGAGTAGAGTAATCTTCAAAAAGCTAGTTACAATTGAAGAAGCGCTTGGAGCTTTATATAAATATATAACACCAAATCATTTGGGAATAGAAGAAGTAGATACTAAAGAGGCTTATGGGAGTATCTTAGGTGAAGATATAGTCGCAAGAATTGATCTTCCACCTTTTTCAAGGGCCATCTTAGATGGCTATGCTGTTAGAGCTATAGATACATCCTTTGCATCCGAAACGAATCCTACGCAATTGAAATTGATAGGCAGAATAAACGCCGGTGAATCACCAATTTTAAAGATTAGTGGAGGGGAGTGCATCGAGATAGATACAGGTGCTATCATCCCAAAAGGAGCTGATGCTGTAGTTCGGATTGAAAAAACATCCCTAGAAGGAGATAAAGTACTAATTTTCGACTCCGTAGGAAAAGGCTCAGGCATAGCAGCTAAGGGCTCGGATGTTTATCATGGCCAATTTATAATGGGTAAGGGTGAAGAGATTACAGCCGAAAAGGTTGGTATATTGACGGGATTAGGCTACCTCAAAGTCAAGGTATTGATGAAGCCCCAAGTTGCTATCTTCTCCATAGGAAATGAGCTTGTTGCACCTGGTATAAAATTAAAAACTTCTGAAATTTACGATGTCAACCAATATTCTATTGGCGCTTTAGTCAAGAGATCAGGTTGTATACCCATTTATCTTGGTATAAAGAGAGATAAGATCGATGAAATCCGTAGAGCGGTTATAGAAGGTTTAAGTTGCGCAGATATTATAATAATGTCTGGTGGTACATCGGCTGGAGTCAGTGACTTAGCCTATAGGGTATTTAATGGACTTGGAAACCCTGGTCTTATAGTTCATGGAATTGCCGCAAAACCAGGGAAACCCACGATAATCGCTGCTATAGGTGATAAGCCTATATTTGGATTACCAGGATTCCCGGTCTCTTCTTTGATCATATATGATCTGATCATTGATCCTGTTTTGAGAGCGATGTCTGGAAAGAAAGTAGGAGTTAGGAGAAAGTTGATGGCAAAAATGGCATTAAGACATATATCGGAGAGAGGAAGAAAAGAATATCTCCCTGTTTTTTTAAAATATAACAGAAGGGCTACTGTTGTCGTTCCCATTTTTGGTGGCTCTGGTGCAATAGCTTCCCTAAGTTCCGCAGATGGCATTGTAGAAATTCCTGAAAATGTGGATTTGATAGAGAAGGATGAAAATGTTAGAGTAAAACTCTTTTCAGATGCAAAAATAGCCGATCTTATAGCTGTTGGTGACTTAAGTCCTATATCGCAAATAATCCTAAACAAATTAAGAAGATTAGGTATAAAAATAAGGGCTGAATTCAGAGGACTCGAGCATGGTTTACAATGGATTAGAGATGAAATTGCCGACTTGTTAGTATCTTGTATACCAGAGAGTAAAACAATCTTAAACTCATCTAATTTTCCCTCCAAACTTACTAATCTTGGAACTTTTAAAATGAGGATGGTTTGGGCTTCCTCCGAGAAGGAGATTTCTTCAGGTTCTACATTTGTATTGCCACGAAGTAGCTCTACCTTGAGAAATTATGCCGAAAAGTGTATCAAGAGAATAATTAAGGATTTTAATATTATTGAGACATGGTCTTACGACGCTGCAATAGATCTGATCACAAACCGAAAGGCTATATTTGCACTTCTGCCTTCATCTATCGCTATAAATTATGGTTTTGAATCTATTGATGCCTTCCCTGCGAATGTAAGCTATCTAGTCCCTAAAGAATTTCTTTCCACAAGAGTAGGTAAAAGGTTGTTACGGATAATAAAGAATATGAAACTCTAA